From Peptoanaerobacter stomatis, one genomic window encodes:
- a CDS encoding CHC2 zinc finger domain-containing protein: MTIYETIKAAISVKQAAEHYGLKVSRNGMACCPFHNDRHPSLKLNEEYFFCFGCGAKGDVIDFVARLFDLSSYDAAQKLAADFGLDPKPPTAAALPKLKRPYIRQFREDEMLCFRN; the protein is encoded by the coding sequence ATGACGATCTATGAAACCATCAAGGCGGCAATCAGCGTAAAGCAAGCCGCCGAACACTATGGGCTGAAAGTGAGCCGCAACGGCATGGCTTGCTGCCCGTTCCACAATGACCGGCATCCGAGCCTGAAGCTGAACGAGGAATATTTCTTCTGCTTCGGCTGCGGAGCCAAGGGGGATGTGATCGACTTCGTGGCAAGGCTGTTCGATCTGAGCAGCTATGATGCGGCGCAGAAACTGGCTGCGGATTTTGGACTTGACCCGAAACCGCCTACTGCCGCTGCATTGCCCAAACTGAAACGTCCCTACATCCGTCAGTTTCGGGAGGACGAAATGCTGTGCTTCCGAAACTGA
- a CDS encoding ABC transporter permease — MNKIQLLKMAFTNLFRRKARSILAILGVLIGTASIITMVSIGLGISKNFTDTMKKNESLHVIQIFGISKRNQTPGSQTMKMDDKAIKYLKNIKGVTFATPVKNLNTRVIIGDYVADMNITGIDPEFFDKAHIEFQSGHNLKTGDKFKFIFGSMTAFNFQNYKTGRYIDYSPDGKTPINFVVPKIELTNDPEYKKAKVTGRRYGITREQSENPPKYEVFRAGGVGVIRGEGEYSFSAYTTLETLNLIEKSNKRAENAVGQKNSRYESRNNDQYQSIMIYIEDINLISDITKKLREEGFEFYSIMDEIKEAQKTYAMIQGALGGIGAISLLVAAIGITNTMIMSIYERTREIGVMKVIGASLYDIKRLFLCEAASIGLIGGILGTVLSLIISYVLNFLYSTFGGGAMGMMDMYSYGYMGMGAEQSSVYISYIPPWLVMFGILFSTFIGIVSGYIPAKKAMSLSALESLRNE, encoded by the coding sequence ATGAATAAAATACAGCTTTTAAAAATGGCTTTTACCAACTTATTTAGGAGAAAAGCCAGAAGTATATTGGCAATACTCGGTGTGCTGATAGGAACGGCATCAATCATAACTATGGTATCCATAGGTCTTGGAATAAGTAAAAATTTTACGGATACAATGAAAAAAAATGAAAGTCTTCACGTAATACAGATATTCGGTATAAGCAAAAGAAATCAGACTCCTGGAAGTCAAACTATGAAAATGGACGATAAAGCCATAAAATATCTAAAAAATATAAAAGGAGTTACATTTGCCACACCTGTAAAAAATCTTAATACAAGAGTTATAATAGGCGACTATGTTGCAGATATGAATATAACCGGAATTGACCCTGAATTTTTTGATAAAGCTCATATAGAATTTCAAAGCGGACATAATTTAAAAACAGGAGATAAATTCAAATTTATATTCGGTTCTATGACAGCTTTTAATTTTCAAAACTATAAAACAGGCAGATATATAGATTACTCTCCTGACGGAAAAACACCGATAAATTTTGTAGTACCGAAAATAGAACTTACAAATGATCCTGAATATAAAAAAGCGAAAGTTACCGGCAGAAGATATGGAATTACTCGAGAGCAAAGTGAAAATCCTCCTAAATACGAAGTGTTCAGAGCAGGAGGAGTCGGCGTTATAAGAGGAGAAGGAGAATATTCTTTTTCAGCATACACCACACTTGAAACTTTAAATTTAATAGAAAAATCCAATAAAAGAGCTGAAAATGCCGTAGGACAAAAAAACAGCAGATACGAAAGCAGAAATAACGACCAATACCAAAGCATAATGATATATATAGAAGACATAAATCTAATATCAGATATAACGAAAAAACTTAGAGAAGAAGGTTTTGAGTTCTATTCCATTATGGATGAGATAAAAGAGGCTCAAAAAACATATGCCATGATACAAGGCGCTCTTGGAGGAATAGGTGCCATATCACTACTTGTTGCCGCAATAGGTATAACAAACACCATGATAATGTCAATCTATGAGCGTACAAGAGAAATAGGCGTCATGAAAGTAATAGGCGCAAGTCTATATGATATAAAAAGATTGTTCTTGTGTGAAGCGGCATCTATAGGATTAATCGGCGGTATACTTGGAACCGTACTGAGCTTAATAATCTCATATGTGCTTAATTTTCTATACTCTACATTTGGAGGAGGCGCTATGGGAATGATGGATATGTATTCTTACGGTTATATGGGAATGGGCGCAGAACAATCATCCGTATATATATCTTACATCCCGCCATGGCTTGTTATGTTCGGAATATTATTTTCAACATTTATAGGAATCGTATCCGGATATATACCTGCTAAAAAAGCTATGTCTCTATCAGCACTTGAAAGTTTAAGAAATGAATAA
- a CDS encoding WG repeat-containing protein: MYCSKYQKKRNERQNFCPNNKTVIIFFAITILSSFILQTKSASADSPSLAEKIEKAKKNIVWIDKKYDTYLNLGETIVGVLKDENIKHVRLDFMDNNLKTIINYKYADKEFLISGFIDDWGFLQDSVPVPKDNKYGYIDKTGKEIVKPKYDDAYEFSEGLARVQKDDKWGFIDKTGKEIISLKYDYELDFSEGLAAVQKDNKWGFVDKTGKEIIKPMYERAPNFCEGLARVQKDYKWGFMDKTGKEIVTPKYDYAFDFSEGLATVQKGDKWGFIDKTGKEIIKPQYQITSSFSEGLAAIQKNEKWGFIDKTGKEVISAKYEIVHEFSEGFAAISVNKKYGFIDKTGKEIISPKYYFAYEFSDGLAKVQKDEKWGFVNKNGKEIVPPKYDFVDKFSKGLARVMNDYKYGFIDENGKEIIKPIYDKASELKNNMIILEKGNKVGVLIIK; this comes from the coding sequence ATGTATTGCTCAAAATATCAAAAAAAACGAAATGAACGGCAAAATTTTTGTCCAAATAATAAAACAGTTATTATATTTTTTGCAATTACAATACTTTCATCCTTTATCTTACAGACAAAATCAGCATCAGCCGATAGTCCAAGTTTAGCAGAAAAAATTGAAAAAGCAAAAAAAAATATAGTTTGGATCGATAAAAAATACGATACATATCTTAATTTAGGCGAAACTATTGTCGGAGTTTTAAAAGATGAAAATATTAAACACGTCAGATTAGATTTTATGGATAATAACTTAAAAACTATAATAAACTATAAATATGCAGATAAAGAGTTTTTAATTTCAGGTTTTATTGATGATTGGGGCTTTTTGCAAGACTCAGTGCCTGTACCGAAAGATAATAAATACGGATATATAGATAAAACCGGAAAAGAAATAGTAAAGCCGAAATACGATGACGCATATGAGTTTTCAGAAGGTTTAGCGAGAGTACAAAAAGATGATAAATGGGGATTTATTGATAAAACAGGCAAGGAGATAATAAGCCTTAAATACGATTACGAATTGGATTTTTCCGAGGGCTTGGCAGCAGTACAAAAAGATAATAAATGGGGATTTGTTGATAAAACTGGCAAAGAAATAATAAAACCTATGTATGAACGTGCACCTAATTTTTGTGAAGGCTTAGCGAGAGTACAAAAAGACTACAAGTGGGGCTTTATGGACAAAACAGGCAAAGAAATAGTAACACCTAAATATGATTATGCTTTTGACTTTTCAGAAGGCTTAGCTACAGTACAAAAGGGTGACAAATGGGGATTTATAGATAAAACAGGCAAAGAAATAATAAAACCACAGTATCAGATTACATCTTCTTTCTCTGAAGGATTGGCAGCAATACAAAAAAACGAAAAATGGGGATTTATTGACAAAACAGGCAAGGAAGTGATAAGCGCTAAATACGAAATTGTACACGAATTTTCAGAAGGTTTTGCAGCTATATCCGTAAATAAAAAATACGGCTTTATTGATAAAACAGGCAAAGAGATAATAAGTCCTAAATATTATTTCGCATATGAATTTTCAGATGGCTTGGCGAAAGTGCAAAAAGATGAAAAATGGGGATTTGTAAATAAAAACGGAAAAGAGATTGTACCGCCTAAATATGATTTTGTCGATAAATTTTCAAAAGGGTTGGCAAGAGTGATGAACGATTACAAATATGGCTTTATTGATGAGAACGGAAAAGAAATAATAAAGCCTATATATGATAAAGCCAGCGAGCTTAAAAATAATATGATTATATTGGAAAAAGGCAATAAGGTTGGAGTATTAATCATCAAATAA
- a CDS encoding HNH endonuclease — MLRPQHGIQIIGSKKNQRCRFCQKNEPEVHFTKIAHVFPESIGNNALASNYECDTCNQFFGNTTENDYANFFNLYHSIMQIDGKSGVPKCKFKVPCKARTDECAKYCVEISLDGNKPQIRRCKEVENKYIRFSNNSITISKPVGKCCPIAVFKAIVKMAITVMPVEELSGFTNTIKWILEPEHRNFYSDSKLLVRYKMIPGFNVTKYPHFCLFRRKKTVWNKPYMLFNLTYGCFSLFIEIPSFSNKNAHGDFEIMPFPPLPFYTNAEGIWDLSKIDSPKDMLHSIMLNFDTYQDCTDRLKQKSIL, encoded by the coding sequence TTGCTACGCCCTCAACATGGCATACAAATAATCGGATCAAAGAAGAATCAAAGATGCCGGTTTTGCCAAAAGAATGAGCCAGAAGTCCATTTTACAAAAATAGCTCACGTATTCCCAGAATCTATTGGCAACAATGCCTTAGCATCAAATTATGAGTGCGACACCTGTAATCAGTTTTTTGGAAATACGACAGAAAATGACTATGCCAATTTCTTTAATCTATATCACAGTATAATGCAAATTGATGGGAAAAGTGGCGTTCCAAAGTGTAAATTCAAAGTACCTTGCAAAGCTCGTACTGATGAATGTGCTAAATACTGCGTTGAAATTTCTCTTGACGGCAATAAACCTCAGATACGCAGATGTAAAGAAGTTGAAAACAAATATATAAGGTTTTCAAATAACTCCATCACGATCTCCAAACCAGTTGGTAAATGTTGCCCAATTGCCGTTTTCAAAGCAATTGTTAAAATGGCTATTACAGTTATGCCTGTTGAAGAATTGTCAGGTTTTACCAATACTATAAAATGGATTCTTGAACCTGAACACCGCAACTTCTATAGCGACAGTAAATTACTTGTCAGATATAAAATGATACCAGGATTTAATGTGACAAAATATCCACATTTTTGTTTGTTTCGACGCAAGAAAACCGTTTGGAATAAGCCATATATGCTTTTCAATTTGACATATGGATGTTTTTCGTTATTTATAGAAATTCCATCTTTTTCAAATAAAAATGCACATGGTGATTTTGAAATAATGCCATTCCCCCCTCTCCCTTTTTATACTAATGCAGAAGGAATATGGGATTTATCTAAAATAGATTCGCCAAAAGATATGTTACATAGCATAATGTTAAATTTTGATACTTATCAAGATTGTACCGATAGACTGAAACAGAAATCGATACTATAA
- a CDS encoding DUF6076 domain-containing protein: MNQELMTLDFWQNTVIYEGKTFPVGTLACDALNVPANTIAKMNKQCEKINLLLGLLNAGQDASALFPMAREAALIMLDILSKTPPFSYMNISQHRERIETVFTADNVLKYVEFAIKAATNSLQFEEVPKYADAMMLQRYTAVFGHLAYSLGEYQKAMLDFVEKSDGNEADRTAEGFAKMFGSYFPPEFSISDGNAWMSTLNNSVQYVSTIRPGENVAKLVKRVHYVSFVGMFRSDLFEGLCVGHAPKKCRICGKWFLTTNARHTKYCGGFASGDKLHRTCRQIGNLKGREQRELADDHPVNQIHEKRLNTINRYVKRGTLDEDLTEAMKKLAKDKMLRALSNVAYAKGDYEKEMGQAALLAETSQLLNR; this comes from the coding sequence ATGAATCAAGAACTGATGACACTGGATTTTTGGCAGAATACGGTCATATATGAGGGCAAAACATTTCCTGTCGGCACTCTTGCCTGTGATGCGCTGAATGTTCCTGCGAATACCATTGCAAAAATGAATAAGCAATGCGAGAAAATCAATCTGCTGCTTGGTCTGCTGAACGCAGGGCAGGACGCTTCTGCACTCTTTCCTATGGCAAGGGAAGCTGCTCTGATAATGTTGGATATTCTCAGCAAAACGCCGCCGTTCTCCTACATGAACATATCACAGCACCGAGAACGGATAGAAACAGTCTTTACTGCCGACAATGTGCTGAAATATGTGGAGTTTGCTATAAAAGCCGCAACCAACTCCTTGCAGTTTGAAGAAGTTCCGAAATATGCGGATGCAATGATGCTACAACGCTATACCGCCGTATTCGGGCATCTGGCATACTCCCTTGGGGAATACCAAAAGGCAATGCTTGATTTTGTGGAAAAATCAGATGGCAACGAAGCAGACCGCACCGCAGAGGGCTTCGCAAAAATGTTCGGAAGCTATTTCCCGCCGGAGTTCTCCATCTCGGATGGAAATGCCTGGATGTCTACCTTGAACAACTCTGTTCAGTATGTATCTACCATTCGCCCCGGAGAAAATGTAGCAAAGCTGGTCAAGCGAGTACACTATGTTTCTTTTGTCGGGATGTTCCGTTCTGATCTCTTTGAGGGACTGTGCGTGGGTCATGCACCGAAGAAATGCCGCATCTGCGGCAAATGGTTTCTGACAACCAACGCACGGCACACCAAATACTGTGGTGGCTTTGCATCGGGCGATAAACTGCACCGCACTTGCCGGCAGATCGGCAATCTGAAAGGCAGAGAACAGCGGGAGCTTGCGGACGATCATCCGGTGAATCAGATACACGAAAAGCGTCTGAACACCATAAACCGCTATGTAAAGCGTGGTACTCTGGACGAAGATCTTACAGAAGCTATGAAAAAGCTGGCAAAAGATAAGATGCTCCGGGCATTGAGCAATGTGGCTTATGCCAAGGGCGATTATGAAAAAGAGATGGGACAGGCTGCCTTACTTGCAGAAACGTCACAATTATTAAATAGATAG
- a CDS encoding IS3 family transposase encodes MLHLYCKPKIKKSHCHIHASLSQRLDAVYTLRNEHNINTLCRVLNINRSTYYKHFFSKPSNREIENKKIKSKIFEIYVNFKKSIGGYKIKTILQRDYGIKISVGKVYRLMNQMNLPRMTKPKAKWRSTKSENKTYENHLKQNFNQDALNKVWASDFTYIKVNGKWKYLCIVMDLFSRKVVG; translated from the coding sequence GTGTTGCACTTATATTGTAAACCTAAAATTAAAAAAAGCCATTGCCATATTCACGCCTCACTAAGTCAAAGATTAGATGCTGTATATACTCTTAGAAATGAACACAATATAAATACTCTTTGCAGAGTACTAAATATTAATAGAAGCACCTATTACAAACATTTTTTCTCAAAACCTTCTAATAGAGAAATAGAAAATAAAAAGATAAAATCTAAGATTTTTGAGATATATGTAAACTTCAAAAAAAGCATAGGCGGTTATAAAATCAAAACAATACTACAGCGTGATTATGGCATAAAAATAAGTGTAGGTAAAGTATACAGGCTTATGAATCAGATGAATCTACCAAGGATGACAAAACCTAAGGCAAAGTGGAGAAGTACAAAAAGTGAAAATAAAACATACGAAAACCATCTAAAGCAAAACTTTAATCAAGATGCACTCAATAAAGTGTGGGCAAGCGATTTTACTTATATAAAAGTAAATGGAAAATGGAAGTATCTATGTATAGTAATGGACTTGTTTTCAAGGAAAGTAGTAGGATAG
- a CDS encoding COG1361 S-layer family protein: MKINKKIACFILSTALIFTPFLVNIHSYAETTSIDNEEDKREQEERERQEEQRRQKERDYYVAVEMYSDFPKLKNDTQNTLTLQIKNTGGSHLEKSKIKVSALPGEISLTGGSSTTQDVGTIYVGNQTSINYEVQVSKDAKTGTYPITFEFTGNYGTSVDNYKAYSYSKTFYLNITKTEKEKDKSQYKPFLIQNIKHPAIINKGDVADLTFSIKNPNDKPMSSIKVSVSPDEGIVNQTQGVFVENNFPANGEKTFNVKLFAQDKAEKKNYSIKLTVEPTNPTEQTDSKSSEDSNETPKILPTSTQYTGIFYNAPDKDEVDGVKNPQIIISSYSYGGTYVEPNQQFPLTMSFVNTSSQKVLRNIKISLNAEEGTFIAVNSSNSFYIDSMSPNSSVTKTINFVTKPDATTKTVAMTIDYTYEDTKGTALTAKDSISIPVMQKTLLSIDDVAQPQDVMEGEPVNISLNFYNLGKTKISNLKMVASGDFTVQGENSYFVGNLEPGKNDSFSISAMPNDPNKISGVIDFTYEKLDGSIETAQKKFNFTLNPISPMPDNNNMDDIQPPKHDNKIIYIGVGIAVVIIIGIILKKRHNKRKKSQELDLDE; encoded by the coding sequence ATGAAAATAAATAAAAAAATTGCTTGTTTTATATTATCAACTGCACTTATATTTACACCATTTTTAGTAAATATACACTCTTATGCAGAAACAACAAGCATAGACAATGAAGAGGACAAAAGAGAGCAAGAAGAACGAGAAAGACAGGAAGAACAAAGAAGACAAAAGGAACGTGATTACTATGTAGCAGTAGAAATGTACTCAGATTTTCCAAAGCTTAAAAATGATACACAAAATACATTGACACTACAAATAAAAAATACAGGCGGTTCGCATTTAGAAAAATCAAAGATAAAAGTAAGCGCATTGCCCGGAGAAATATCACTTACAGGCGGTAGCAGTACAACCCAAGATGTCGGCACTATATATGTAGGTAACCAAACTTCCATAAACTACGAAGTACAAGTAAGCAAAGACGCAAAGACAGGCACATATCCTATAACATTTGAGTTTACAGGTAACTACGGTACAAGTGTAGACAATTATAAAGCATATAGCTATTCAAAAACTTTCTACTTGAATATAACAAAGACAGAAAAAGAAAAAGATAAATCACAATATAAACCGTTTTTAATACAAAATATCAAACATCCCGCAATAATAAACAAAGGTGATGTAGCCGACTTGACATTCAGCATCAAAAACCCGAACGACAAACCTATGAGTTCAATAAAAGTAAGCGTCAGCCCTGATGAAGGTATAGTCAATCAAACTCAAGGAGTATTCGTAGAAAATAATTTTCCTGCAAACGGCGAAAAAACTTTCAATGTAAAATTATTCGCACAGGACAAGGCAGAAAAGAAAAATTACTCTATAAAATTGACTGTAGAGCCTACAAATCCTACTGAGCAAACAGATTCAAAATCATCAGAAGATTCAAATGAAACACCGAAAATATTGCCTACATCTACACAGTACACAGGTATATTTTATAATGCACCCGACAAAGATGAAGTTGACGGTGTCAAAAATCCGCAAATAATAATATCAAGTTATTCATACGGAGGCACATATGTCGAACCGAATCAACAATTCCCTCTTACTATGAGCTTTGTAAATACAAGCTCACAAAAGGTACTCAGAAATATAAAAATATCTCTCAATGCAGAAGAAGGGACATTTATAGCTGTAAATTCGTCAAACTCTTTTTACATTGACAGTATGTCTCCAAACTCATCCGTTACTAAAACTATAAATTTCGTTACAAAGCCTGATGCAACCACAAAAACTGTTGCTATGACAATAGATTACACTTACGAAGACACAAAAGGTACCGCTCTTACAGCAAAAGACAGCATCTCAATTCCCGTTATGCAAAAAACTCTCTTAAGCATAGATGATGTCGCTCAACCTCAAGATGTAATGGAGGGCGAGCCTGTAAATATCAGCCTTAACTTTTATAACTTAGGTAAAACTAAAATATCAAATTTGAAAATGGTAGCAAGCGGAGATTTTACAGTACAAGGTGAAAATTCATACTTTGTAGGAAATTTAGAGCCCGGAAAAAATGATTCATTTTCAATAAGTGCTATGCCAAACGATCCAAACAAAATATCAGGTGTTATAGACTTCACTTATGAAAAATTGGACGGTTCAATAGAAACTGCACAAAAAAAATTCAATTTCACTCTTAATCCTATATCTCCAATGCCTGATAATAACAATATGGATGATATACAGCCTCCTAAACATGATAACAAAATTATTTATATAGGTGTAGGTATAGCAGTCGTTATAATAATCGGCATAATTCTTAAAAAGAGACATAATAAGCGCAAAAAAAGTCAGGAGCTTGATTTAGATGAATAA
- a CDS encoding FMN-binding protein → MKRNMQLVLALSMIMAVSTAAISSSYAQNDSAKTEQTTTVNKTDDSKKKEESKYVDGVYEGTARGYSSDIKVKVTVSGGAIKSVDLLSQNDTPIYFNAEKAKILADNIVKTQSIKVDALAGATISSNGFMKAVSNALESVQAPLTVESNKDSEEKSLDAQEKTYPSMEITNPERTNEKPKVKIRNAKVSKNALISDTLRDGAVVLENITIDGDLVIRGAEEVSLNNCKITGKVIIDKQIRKRINVVLDDKTKLNRLVVKTPAKIQTKGAGEIATLELSDILGSEYQTVIDAKVKELDIKTVNADISVEKNSKVDSIKLPNNVDKFEKTKKTYKNKENTFKLEVNSSISKGSNTNVPYKVVYGYSNVDQAEYPNLKLFLRPPFYDMRVKVVLDKNNKIVEVANDSTQIKGLMPGAQEKDWMKHERYWNRMTAGNIYDKFAGKTLEQVKAMKMRKGEADVVSGATADSIAIKQAVINAIEGRKGKMFLTDKQTLTPITPIIEIGTTTVKFTNTLPKDFKLKLLNVSQGVFNGEDIIKDVKLSEDGTVLTIPNDLKPGHYYVNIVDESGAYRSPDFVSGERDKERTNMHYPYFVVKSKETLKFEGNKLSVSDNDLANIYKNIESITITDKKAKESDSKYKPVKVEPVTVEGRLRIKATEVFDENGKIKETAKDLGKANIFENGKEYEIEVKVWGFDESLKFNYVAGK, encoded by the coding sequence ATGAAGAGAAATATGCAATTAGTTCTTGCCTTATCAATGATTATGGCTGTTTCTACAGCGGCAATATCATCATCTTATGCACAAAATGACAGTGCAAAGACTGAGCAGACAACAACAGTAAATAAAACTGATGACAGCAAGAAAAAAGAAGAAAGCAAATATGTAGACGGAGTATATGAAGGTACGGCGAGAGGATATTCATCAGACATAAAAGTTAAAGTTACTGTATCAGGCGGAGCTATAAAATCAGTAGATCTTTTAAGTCAAAATGATACACCTATTTATTTTAATGCGGAAAAAGCAAAAATATTGGCAGATAACATAGTAAAAACACAATCTATAAAAGTTGATGCTTTAGCGGGAGCAACAATATCATCAAACGGATTTATGAAGGCGGTTTCAAATGCTCTTGAAAGTGTTCAGGCGCCGCTTACAGTGGAATCAAATAAAGATTCTGAAGAAAAATCACTTGATGCACAAGAAAAAACATATCCAAGTATGGAAATAACAAATCCTGAAAGAACAAATGAAAAACCTAAAGTAAAAATAAGAAATGCAAAAGTTTCAAAAAATGCTTTAATATCAGACACTTTAAGAGACGGAGCGGTTGTTCTTGAAAATATAACAATAGACGGAGACCTTGTAATAAGAGGAGCGGAAGAAGTTTCTCTTAACAATTGCAAAATAACAGGAAAAGTAATAATAGACAAACAAATTAGAAAAAGAATAAATGTAGTTTTAGACGATAAAACAAAATTGAACAGATTGGTTGTAAAAACACCTGCAAAAATACAAACAAAAGGTGCAGGAGAAATAGCAACATTAGAATTGTCAGATATACTCGGCAGTGAATACCAAACAGTTATAGACGCCAAAGTCAAAGAACTTGACATAAAAACTGTAAATGCTGACATATCGGTAGAAAAAAACAGCAAAGTGGACAGCATAAAACTTCCTAATAATGTAGATAAATTTGAAAAAACTAAAAAAACTTATAAAAATAAAGAAAACACATTCAAGTTGGAAGTGAATTCATCTATATCAAAAGGTTCAAATACAAATGTGCCTTATAAAGTTGTATATGGATATTCAAATGTGGATCAAGCGGAATATCCGAATTTAAAATTATTTTTACGTCCGCCATTTTACGATATGAGAGTAAAAGTAGTACTTGACAAAAATAACAAAATCGTGGAAGTAGCCAATGATTCTACACAAATAAAAGGACTTATGCCTGGAGCGCAGGAAAAAGACTGGATGAAACATGAGCGTTATTGGAACAGAATGACAGCAGGGAATATATATGATAAGTTTGCAGGAAAAACATTAGAACAAGTAAAAGCTATGAAAATGAGAAAAGGTGAGGCTGACGTAGTTTCAGGAGCTACAGCTGACAGCATAGCGATAAAACAGGCGGTTATAAACGCAATAGAAGGTAGAAAAGGCAAAATGTTCCTTACAGATAAACAAACATTGACACCTATTACACCTATAATAGAGATAGGAACAACAACTGTTAAATTTACAAATACACTTCCTAAAGATTTTAAATTAAAACTTCTAAATGTATCACAGGGAGTATTTAATGGTGAAGATATAATAAAAGATGTAAAATTAAGTGAAGACGGAACTGTTCTTACAATACCAAATGATTTAAAACCTGGACATTACTATGTAAACATAGTTGATGAAAGCGGTGCTTATCGTTCACCTGATTTTGTTTCCGGTGAAAGAGATAAAGAAAGAACAAATATGCACTATCCGTATTTTGTTGTAAAGAGTAAAGAAACTTTGAAATTTGAAGGCAATAAACTTTCAGTAAGCGACAACGACCTTGCAAACATATATAAAAATATAGAAAGCATAACAATAACAGATAAAAAAGCAAAAGAAAGTGACAGCAAATACAAACCTGTAAAAGTTGAACCGGTAACTGTAGAAGGAAGACTTAGAATAAAAGCTACAGAAGTATTTGATGAAAACGGCAAGATAAAAGAAACAGCTAAGGATTTAGGAAAAGCGAATATATTTGAAAACGGAAAAGAATATGAAATAGAAGTTAAAGTTTGGGGATTTGATGAGTCTCTTAAATTTAACTATGTAGCCGGAAAATAA